One region of Vitis vinifera cultivar Pinot Noir 40024 chromosome 1, ASM3070453v1 genomic DNA includes:
- the LOC100256507 gene encoding uncharacterized protein LOC100256507, whose amino-acid sequence MCSSKSKLHQGIDITPSKAQINGRPALQPTCNRIPSLERHHSFKKISPKSPTSPLPASPPPPTTIINTTKTKPSLTPPASPNLKSPRQPALKRGNDPNGLNSSLEKVLTPRGTTKSSSSPKKTKKCSAGLAPSSDTSSLNYSSSLIVEAPGSIAAARREQMAIMQVQRKMRIAHYGRTKSAKYEEKIGPVDPLVITTREEKRCSFITPNSDPSYVEYHDEEWGVPVHDDKRLFELLVMTGAQVGSDWTTVLKKRQEYRDALSGYDAEIVGKFSEKKITSISAYYGIDLSQVRGVVDNSNRILEIKREFGSFHKYIWGFVNHKPITTQYKSCHKIPVKTSKSESISKDMVRRGFRLVGPTVIYSFMQAAGLTNDHLISCPRHLQCIALSSHQPAVAPAL is encoded by the exons ATGTGTTCCTCCAAGTCTAAGCTGCACCAAGGTATTGATATCACCCCATCTAAGGCTCAGATCAATGGCCGTCCAGCCCTTCAGCCCACTTGCAACCGAATTCCTAGCCTAGAAAGGCATCATTCATTTAAGAAGATCTCCCCAAAATCTCCTACTTCTCCACTACCTGCATCTCCCCCGCCACCAACTACTATTATTAATACTACTAAAACCAAGCCTTCATTAACTCCTCCAGCCTCTCCCAACTTAAAATCACCTAGGCAACCAGCACTTAAGAGAGGAAATGATCCTAACGGGTTGAATTCTAGTCTTGAGAAGGTGTTAACACCACGAGGAACCACCAAATCCTCTAGTTCACcgaagaagacaaaaaaatgCAGTGCTGGATTAGCACCTTCTTCTGACACTAGTTCATTGAATTACTCTTCCTCTTTGATAGTTGAGGCTCCAGGGAGCATAGCAGCAGCAAGAAGGGAACAAATGGCCATTATGCAAGTGCAGCGAAAGATGCGAATTGCCCACTATGGAAGAACAAAGTCTGCCAAGTACGAAGAGAAGATAGGTCCTGTAGATCCTTTGGTTATCACCACTCGAGAGGAAAAGAGATGCAGTTTCATCACCCCCAATTCAG ATCCTAGCTATGTTGAATACCATGATGAAGAATGGGGTGTCCCGGTCCATGATGATAA GCGGCTGTTCGAACTGCTAGTGATGACTGGTGCTCAAGTTGGATCAGACTGGACAACTGTCTTGAAGAAACGTCAGGAATACAG GGATGCATTGTCCGGATATGATGCAGAAATTGTGGGAAAATTCAGCGAAAAGAAGATAACAAGCATCAGTGCTTATTATGGCATAGATTTGAGCCAAGTTCGAGGAGTGGTGGACAACTCTAACCGAATTCTTGAG ATTAAGAGGGAATTCGGATCATTTCACAAGTATATCTGGGGATTTGTGAATCACAAGCCCATTACCACCCAGTACAAATCATGCCACAAGATCCCAGTGAAGACCTCGAAATCAGAGAGCATCAGCAAAGACATGGTGAGGAGGGGTTTCAGGTTGGTTGGGCCCACTGTAATTTATTCGTTCATGCAAGCCGCTGGCCTCACCAATGACCACTTGATCAGCTGTCCTAGACATCTTCAATGCATCGCGCTGTCATCACACCAACCCGCCGTAGCCCCGGCTCTATAG